A region of Streptomyces sp. R44 DNA encodes the following proteins:
- the pknB gene encoding Stk1 family PASTA domain-containing Ser/Thr kinase: MEEPRRLGGRYELGPVLGRGGMAEVYLAQDTRLGRTVAVKTLRADLARDPSFQARFRREAQSAASLNHPAIVAVYDTGEDYVDQVSIPYIVMEYVDGSTLRELLHSGRKLLPERTLEMTVGILQALEYSHRAGIVHRDIKPANVMLTRTGQVKVMDFGIARAMGDSGMTMTQTAAVIGTAQYLSPEQAKGEQVDARSDLYSTGCLLYELLTVRPPFIGDSPVAVAYQHVREEPQPPSNFDPEITPEMDAIVLKALVKDPDYRYQSADEMRADIEACLDGQPVAAAAAMGMGMAGAPAYGGGYGGYPPEDQPTTALRQADPAGQTSMLPPVNPDDGGYGYDDRPDRRRGGQKKSNTSTILLALAGVLVLVGAIFIGVSLFDKKDGPQKVTVPNLVGQNMAAANDRAKNSQVKVQQTGTERCDQPKDTICRQDPAADGTATMDTNGTIQVVVSEGAPLIEVPDVMEQSQERAEQTLKDKGFKVKVEQEESAEEPGTVLKQNPDGGTKAEQNSEITITVAKKELSELPSVKGRTYDQAVQQLNSLGFTSVTKEDVDSNEPAGTVVDQTPQGPSNQPKDVQITLKVSKGPQQTMVTIPPGLTGRKFKDVRDLLQSMGLQQITQAGSDKEDALVINTNPPEGTQVPTNQPITVNTIGAGGGDNNNGNPGGGGFFG; encoded by the coding sequence GAAGAGCCGCGTCGCCTCGGCGGCCGGTACGAGCTGGGCCCGGTGCTCGGCCGTGGTGGCATGGCCGAGGTGTACCTCGCCCAGGACACCCGGCTCGGCCGCACCGTCGCCGTGAAGACGCTGCGGGCCGACCTGGCCCGTGATCCGTCCTTCCAGGCCCGGTTCCGCCGTGAGGCACAGTCCGCCGCCTCGTTGAACCATCCGGCGATCGTCGCGGTCTACGACACCGGCGAGGACTACGTCGACCAGGTCTCCATCCCGTACATCGTGATGGAGTACGTCGACGGGTCGACCCTGCGTGAGCTGCTTCACTCCGGGCGCAAGCTGCTGCCCGAGCGCACGCTCGAGATGACGGTCGGCATCCTCCAGGCGCTGGAGTACTCGCACCGCGCCGGCATCGTGCACCGTGACATCAAGCCGGCGAACGTCATGCTGACGCGCACCGGCCAGGTCAAGGTCATGGACTTCGGCATCGCGCGCGCCATGGGCGACTCGGGCATGACCATGACGCAGACCGCCGCGGTGATCGGCACGGCCCAGTACCTCTCCCCGGAGCAGGCCAAGGGCGAGCAGGTCGACGCCCGGTCCGACCTGTACTCCACCGGCTGCCTGCTCTACGAGCTGCTCACCGTCCGGCCCCCGTTCATCGGCGACTCCCCGGTCGCGGTCGCGTACCAGCACGTCCGCGAGGAGCCGCAGCCGCCGAGCAACTTCGACCCCGAGATCACGCCCGAGATGGACGCCATCGTCCTGAAGGCGCTGGTCAAGGACCCTGACTACCGGTACCAGTCCGCCGACGAGATGCGCGCGGACATCGAGGCCTGCCTCGACGGTCAGCCGGTCGCGGCCGCCGCCGCGATGGGGATGGGCATGGCGGGCGCGCCCGCGTACGGCGGGGGCTACGGCGGCTATCCGCCGGAGGACCAGCCGACGACCGCGCTGCGCCAGGCCGACCCGGCCGGCCAGACGTCGATGCTGCCGCCGGTCAACCCGGACGACGGCGGCTACGGCTATGACGACCGTCCGGACCGCCGTCGCGGTGGCCAGAAGAAGTCGAACACCTCGACGATCCTGCTGGCTCTCGCGGGCGTCCTGGTGCTCGTCGGCGCGATCTTCATCGGTGTCTCGCTCTTCGACAAGAAGGACGGGCCGCAGAAGGTCACGGTCCCGAACCTGGTCGGCCAGAACATGGCGGCGGCGAACGACCGCGCGAAGAACTCCCAGGTGAAGGTCCAGCAGACCGGTACCGAGCGCTGCGACCAGCCCAAGGACACCATCTGCCGCCAGGACCCGGCCGCGGACGGCACCGCGACGATGGACACCAACGGGACGATCCAGGTGGTCGTCTCCGAGGGCGCCCCGCTCATCGAGGTCCCGGACGTCATGGAGCAGTCCCAGGAGCGGGCCGAGCAGACGCTCAAGGACAAGGGCTTCAAGGTCAAGGTCGAGCAGGAGGAGTCCGCGGAGGAGCCGGGCACGGTTCTGAAGCAGAACCCGGACGGCGGCACCAAGGCCGAGCAGAACTCCGAGATCACGATCACCGTCGCGAAGAAGGAGCTGTCCGAGCTTCCCAGCGTCAAGGGCCGGACCTACGACCAGGCCGTCCAGCAGCTGAACTCGCTCGGCTTCACGAGCGTGACCAAGGAGGACGTCGACTCGAACGAGCCCGCGGGCACGGTCGTCGACCAGACCCCGCAGGGCCCGTCGAACCAGCCGAAGGACGTCCAGATCACGCTGAAGGTCTCCAAGGGACCGCAGCAGACCATGGTCACGATTCCCCCGGGTCTGACCGGCAGGAAGTTCAAGGACGTCCGGGACCTGCTGCAGAGCATGGGTCTGCAGCAGATCACCCAGGCGGGCTCCGACAAGGAGGACGCCCTGGTCATCAACACGAACCCGCCGGAGGGCACCCAGGTTCCCACCAACCAGCCGATCACCGTGAACACGATCGGCGCCGGAGGCGGGGACAACAACAACGGGAACCCCGGCGGCGGCGGCTTCTTCGGCTGA
- a CDS encoding class E sortase yields MRLLVRTLSELCITAGALIVLFVAYLLYWTGVQAAGASAAQIDTLQRAWADTPVAAAPAPARVPPLYATGKGIAVMYVPRLGRDWKWPVLEGTGPDVLKKGLGHYTRTATLGGTGNFAVAGHRRTHGDPFKDFPRLRPGDAIVLTDGTTWFTYRIDRGPYRTVPGDTAVVDPVPRKSGFDGPGRYLTLTTCDPEWGSSHRLIVWAHLDATRPVTDGRPQALDS; encoded by the coding sequence TTGCGTCTCCTCGTGAGGACCCTCAGCGAGCTCTGCATCACCGCCGGCGCCCTCATCGTCCTCTTCGTCGCCTACCTCCTGTACTGGACCGGCGTCCAGGCCGCCGGCGCCAGCGCCGCCCAGATCGACACCCTCCAGCGCGCCTGGGCCGACACCCCCGTCGCCGCCGCACCCGCACCCGCGCGCGTACCGCCGCTGTACGCCACCGGCAAGGGCATCGCCGTGATGTACGTCCCCCGGCTCGGCCGCGACTGGAAATGGCCCGTCCTCGAAGGCACCGGCCCCGACGTCCTGAAGAAGGGCCTCGGGCACTACACCCGCACCGCCACGCTCGGCGGCACCGGGAACTTCGCCGTCGCCGGCCACCGCCGCACCCACGGCGACCCCTTCAAGGACTTCCCGCGCCTGCGCCCCGGCGACGCGATCGTCCTCACCGACGGCACGACCTGGTTCACCTACCGGATCGACCGCGGCCCCTACCGGACCGTCCCCGGCGACACCGCCGTCGTCGACCCCGTCCCCAGGAAGTCCGGCTTCGACGGGCCCGGCCGCTACCTCACCCTCACCACCTGCGACCCCGAGTGGGGCAGCAGCCACCGGCTGATCGTCTGGGCGCACCTCGACGCCACCCGCCCCGTGACCGACGGCCGTCCACAGGCTTTGGACAGCTGA
- a CDS encoding DUF5324 family protein, with translation MTRMDSVRAATGSAKESVLHAAEVVAPYADSAKDQAAHYAHEARVVIAPKVSKAASAARTQARAQYDSYVAPHVPPRVDAAAHRAAVKTRRAARQAADYTVPRVESAVAATGPVLEEAGSRSTAAWAALRGQVTPKEIQKIVKKHERRARAGRLAKGLVVLGVLLGGAFVAWKWWDKQANPDWLVEPPAPTEMDEDSPLSSVDGSGAPRDAEVETEADSDAAAAAEAADRDERR, from the coding sequence GTGACCCGCATGGACAGCGTGCGCGCCGCGACAGGTTCGGCGAAGGAGAGCGTCCTGCACGCCGCGGAAGTGGTGGCGCCGTACGCCGACTCGGCCAAGGACCAGGCCGCGCACTACGCACACGAGGCGCGCGTGGTGATCGCGCCGAAGGTCTCGAAGGCCGCGTCCGCGGCCCGTACGCAGGCTCGCGCGCAGTACGACTCGTATGTCGCACCGCACGTACCACCGCGGGTCGACGCGGCCGCACACCGTGCGGCGGTCAAGACCCGCCGGGCCGCCCGTCAGGCGGCCGACTACACCGTTCCGCGCGTCGAGAGCGCGGTCGCCGCGACCGGTCCCGTCCTGGAGGAGGCCGGGTCGCGTTCCACCGCCGCCTGGGCCGCGCTGCGCGGTCAGGTGACGCCGAAGGAAATCCAGAAGATCGTGAAGAAGCACGAGCGTCGGGCCAGGGCCGGACGCCTCGCCAAGGGACTCGTCGTCCTCGGCGTACTGCTCGGCGGCGCTTTCGTCGCCTGGAAGTGGTGGGACAAGCAGGCCAATCCCGACTGGCTGGTCGAACCTCCCGCTCCCACCGAGATGGACGAGGACTCACCGCTGTCGTCCGTCGACGGCAGTGGGGCTCCCCGTGACGCGGAGGTGGAGACCGAGGCCGATTCCGATGCCGCAGCCGCCGCGG
- a CDS encoding rhomboid family intramembrane serine protease — MDTQPGLLRCYRHPEAETGIRCARCERPICTQCMISASVGFQCPECVRGGSGTGHAAGANQPRTLAGGRVAADGRFITKILMVINLALFIAVQVVGDRLLDDLALIGGAYLPSGELVGVSDGEWYRLLTSAFLHQELPHFLFNMLGLWMIGGIVEPELGRIRYTALCLLSGLSGSALAYLLSPQNQFSLGASGIVYGLLGAWIVLARRRRQDMRPALLFVALNLLITFTRPGISWQAHVGGLVAGVLLTYAMVHAPRVRRDLVQYGACALVLLVDLGIVLARSAALT, encoded by the coding sequence ATGGACACGCAGCCCGGTCTGCTGCGCTGCTACCGCCACCCGGAGGCCGAGACCGGCATCCGCTGCGCCCGCTGCGAGCGGCCCATCTGCACACAGTGCATGATCTCCGCGTCCGTCGGCTTCCAGTGCCCGGAGTGCGTACGGGGCGGCTCGGGCACCGGCCACGCCGCCGGTGCCAACCAGCCCCGGACGCTCGCGGGTGGCCGGGTGGCGGCGGACGGACGCTTCATCACCAAGATCCTCATGGTGATCAACCTGGCGCTGTTCATCGCCGTCCAGGTGGTCGGCGACCGGCTCCTCGACGACCTCGCCCTGATCGGCGGCGCCTACCTTCCGAGCGGTGAGCTGGTCGGGGTCTCGGACGGCGAGTGGTACCGGCTGCTGACCTCGGCCTTCCTCCACCAGGAGCTCCCGCACTTCCTCTTCAACATGCTGGGCCTGTGGATGATCGGCGGGATCGTCGAGCCCGAGCTGGGGCGGATCCGGTACACGGCGCTCTGCCTGCTCTCCGGGCTCTCCGGCTCCGCGCTCGCCTATCTGCTCTCCCCGCAGAACCAGTTCTCGCTCGGTGCCTCGGGCATCGTGTACGGCCTGCTCGGGGCCTGGATCGTGCTGGCCCGGCGCAGGCGGCAGGACATGCGGCCCGCGCTTCTGTTCGTGGCGCTGAACCTGCTCATCACGTTCACCCGTCCGGGGATCTCCTGGCAGGCGCACGTCGGCGGTCTGGTGGCCGGCGTCCTGCTGACGTACGCGATGGTGCACGCGCCGAGGGTCCGGCGGGACCTGGTGCAGTACGGGGCCTGTGCCCTGGTGCTCCTGGTCGACCTGGGGATCGTGCTCGCCCGATCGGCTGCGCTCACCTGA
- a CDS encoding peptidylprolyl isomerase, with amino-acid sequence MAEQLYATLRTSLGDIEVRLLPFHAPKTVRNFVELASGEREWTHPATGTVSSDPLYDGTVFHRVIKGFMIQGGDPLGNGTGGPGYEFADEFHPELFFDRPYLLAMANAGPGTNGSQFFITVGPATWLNRKHTIFGEVADKESRKVVDAIAATATDPHTERPLQDVVVESVVIEKR; translated from the coding sequence GTGGCCGAGCAGCTGTACGCGACCCTCAGGACGAGCCTGGGCGACATCGAGGTGCGGCTGCTGCCGTTCCACGCCCCGAAGACGGTGCGGAACTTCGTCGAGCTCGCCTCCGGCGAGCGTGAGTGGACGCATCCCGCCACCGGCACGGTCTCCTCGGACCCGCTCTACGACGGAACGGTCTTCCACAGGGTCATCAAGGGCTTCATGATCCAGGGCGGCGACCCGCTGGGGAACGGCACGGGCGGCCCGGGCTACGAGTTCGCCGACGAGTTCCACCCGGAGCTCTTCTTCGACCGCCCGTACCTGCTGGCCATGGCCAACGCGGGCCCGGGCACCAACGGCTCGCAGTTCTTCATCACCGTCGGCCCCGCGACCTGGCTGAACCGCAAGCACACCATCTTCGGCGAGGTCGCCGACAAGGAGAGCCGGAAGGTCGTGGACGCGATCGCGGCCACCGCGACCGACCCCCACACCGAGCGTCCGCTCCAGGACGTCGTCGTCGAGTCCGTGGTGATCGAGAAGCGCTGA
- a CDS encoding class E sortase: protein MTTGSPWFRATNVPGPEPEPIPGDPYAPAEPYAPAEQYVPAEQYAPTEQYGAGAGYAPAEPSYAATEPYAPPAEPYVPAHSYEPAEPYAPEAPYEPSYGAYGAEEAPEAPRDETMPLRALEEVSEAPSEAPSEPGPGPGRAERRRAAKGGRGRNRAAAPTTPAPSAAEGRPLSRVEARRAARAAKESVGVVASRVVGELFITLGVVMLLFVTYQLWWTNVLAGQETDRAKEQIEDTWNQGGGEDKPEAFEPGKGFAIMYIPKLDVVVPIAEGISKAKVLDKGMVGHYGEGKLKTAMPADKQGNFAVAGHRNTHGEPFRYINQLKPGDPIVVETKTAYYTYEMASVLPQTSPSNVSVIDPVPRQSGFKGPGRYITLTTCTPEFTSTYRMIVWGKLVEERPRSKGKPEALVG from the coding sequence GTGACGACGGGCTCGCCGTGGTTCCGGGCGACCAACGTGCCGGGGCCGGAGCCGGAGCCGATACCCGGGGACCCGTACGCGCCCGCCGAACCGTACGCACCGGCCGAGCAGTACGTCCCGGCCGAGCAATACGCGCCGACCGAGCAGTACGGGGCCGGCGCCGGGTACGCGCCCGCGGAGCCCTCGTACGCGGCCACCGAACCGTATGCGCCGCCTGCCGAGCCGTACGTCCCCGCGCACTCCTACGAGCCCGCCGAGCCGTACGCCCCCGAGGCCCCCTACGAGCCCTCCTACGGGGCGTACGGGGCGGAGGAGGCCCCGGAGGCCCCCCGGGACGAGACGATGCCCCTGCGGGCCCTGGAAGAGGTCTCCGAGGCGCCGTCCGAGGCGCCGTCCGAGCCGGGTCCGGGCCCCGGGCGTGCCGAGCGCCGTCGCGCCGCCAAGGGCGGCCGCGGCCGCAACCGGGCCGCCGCACCCACGACGCCCGCGCCGTCCGCCGCCGAAGGGCGGCCGCTCTCCCGCGTCGAGGCCCGCCGTGCCGCCCGCGCCGCCAAGGAGAGCGTCGGCGTCGTCGCCAGCCGGGTCGTCGGTGAACTCTTCATCACCCTCGGCGTCGTCATGCTCCTCTTCGTCACCTACCAGCTGTGGTGGACGAACGTCCTCGCCGGCCAGGAGACCGACCGGGCCAAGGAGCAGATCGAGGACACCTGGAACCAGGGCGGCGGCGAGGACAAGCCCGAGGCCTTCGAGCCCGGCAAGGGCTTCGCCATCATGTACATCCCCAAGCTGGACGTGGTCGTCCCCATCGCCGAGGGCATCAGCAAGGCCAAGGTCCTCGACAAGGGCATGGTCGGCCACTACGGCGAGGGCAAGCTCAAGACGGCCATGCCCGCCGACAAGCAGGGCAACTTCGCGGTGGCCGGCCACCGCAACACACACGGCGAACCGTTCCGGTACATCAACCAGTTGAAGCCCGGGGACCCGATCGTCGTCGAGACCAAGACCGCGTACTACACGTACGAGATGGCCAGTGTCCTGCCGCAGACCTCGCCCTCCAACGTCTCGGTGATCGACCCCGTACCGAGGCAGTCCGGCTTCAAGGGCCCCGGCCGGTACATCACACTGACCACCTGCACGCCGGAGTTCACCAGCACGTACCGCATGATCGTGTGGGGCAAGCTGGTCGAGGAACGCCCGCGCAGCAAGGGCAAGCCGGAAGCGCTCGTAGGCTGA
- the crgA gene encoding cell division protein CrgA — translation MPKSRIRKKADFTPPPAKQATNIKLTNRSWVAPVMLALFAIGLVWIVVFYVTDGSMPVESIRNWNIVVGFGFIAAGFGVSTQWK, via the coding sequence GTGCCGAAGTCACGGATCCGCAAGAAGGCCGACTTCACGCCTCCGCCCGCCAAGCAGGCCACCAACATCAAGCTGACCAATCGCAGCTGGGTGGCGCCGGTGATGCTGGCGCTGTTCGCCATCGGTCTGGTGTGGATCGTGGTCTTCTACGTCACCGACGGCTCCATGCCGGTCGAGTCGATCCGGAACTGGAACATCGTGGTGGGCTTCGGCTTCATCGCGGCCGGGTTCGGCGTCTCCACGCAGTGGAAGTAG
- a CDS encoding DUF881 domain-containing protein — MSNSADTPEGPGRTTRWRPVRVLTLAVFALAGLIFVTSFNTAKGTNIRTDASLLRLSDLIEERSHKNAGLDESTATLRGQVDSLAARDDGSTRAEDEKLDALEANAGTTEVSGSGLTVTLDDAPPNAQAAPGYPEPQANDLVIHQQDLQAVVNALWQGGAEGIRVMDQRLISTSAVRCVGNTLILQGRVYSPPYKITAVGDRGRLTRALAASPALQNYQLYVKAYGLGWKVDEHRAVTLPGYSGTVDLHYAKPVS; from the coding sequence TTGAGCAATTCCGCCGACACTCCCGAAGGGCCGGGCCGCACCACGAGGTGGCGCCCCGTCCGAGTGCTCACCCTTGCCGTCTTCGCCCTCGCCGGACTGATCTTCGTCACGAGCTTCAACACCGCCAAGGGCACCAACATCCGCACGGACGCCTCGCTCCTCAGGCTCTCCGACCTCATCGAGGAACGCAGCCACAAGAACGCCGGCCTCGACGAGTCCACCGCCACCCTCCGCGGCCAGGTCGACTCCCTCGCCGCCCGCGACGACGGCTCCACGCGCGCGGAGGACGAGAAACTCGACGCGCTCGAAGCGAACGCGGGCACCACCGAGGTCTCCGGCTCCGGCCTCACCGTCACCCTCGACGACGCCCCACCCAACGCCCAGGCCGCCCCCGGCTACCCCGAACCGCAGGCCAACGACCTGGTCATCCACCAGCAGGACCTCCAGGCCGTCGTCAACGCCCTGTGGCAGGGCGGCGCCGAAGGCATCCGGGTCATGGACCAGCGGCTCATCTCCACCAGCGCCGTGCGCTGCGTCGGCAACACCCTGATCCTCCAGGGCCGCGTCTACTCACCGCCCTACAAGATCACCGCCGTCGGCGACCGCGGCAGGCTGACCAGGGCGCTGGCCGCCTCCCCCGCGCTCCAGAACTACCAGCTGTACGTCAAGGCGTACGGGCTCGGCTGGAAAGTCGACGAGCACAGGGCGGTGACTCTTCCCGGGTACTCGGGCACAGTGGACCTCCACTACGCGAAGCCGGTGAGCTGA
- a CDS encoding aminodeoxychorismate/anthranilate synthase component II, whose product MSARILVVDNYDSFVFNLVQYLYQLGAECEVLRNDEVELSHAQDGFDGVLLSPGPGAPEQAGVCIDMVRHCADTGVPVFGVCLGMQSMAVAYGGVVDRAPELLHGKTSLVTHEGKGVFAGLPSPFTATRYHSLAAEPATVPAELEVTARTEDGIIMGLRHRELPVEGVQFHPESVLTEHGHLMLANWLEQCGDKGAVGRSAGLAPVVGKAVA is encoded by the coding sequence GTGAGCGCGCGAATTCTCGTCGTCGACAACTACGACAGCTTCGTCTTCAACCTCGTTCAGTACCTCTACCAGCTCGGCGCCGAGTGCGAAGTCCTCCGCAACGACGAGGTCGAGCTGAGCCACGCCCAGGACGGCTTCGACGGCGTCCTGCTGTCCCCCGGGCCCGGCGCGCCCGAACAGGCCGGGGTCTGCATCGACATGGTCCGGCACTGCGCCGACACCGGCGTGCCCGTCTTCGGCGTCTGCCTCGGCATGCAGTCGATGGCCGTGGCGTACGGCGGAGTCGTCGACCGCGCGCCCGAGCTGCTGCACGGCAAGACCTCGCTCGTCACGCACGAGGGCAAGGGCGTCTTCGCCGGACTGCCCTCGCCGTTCACCGCGACCCGCTACCACTCGCTTGCCGCCGAGCCCGCCACGGTGCCGGCCGAGCTGGAGGTCACGGCGCGGACCGAGGACGGCATCATCATGGGGCTGCGCCACCGTGAACTCCCCGTCGAGGGCGTGCAGTTCCACCCCGAGTCGGTCCTCACCGAGCACGGGCACCTGATGCTCGCCAACTGGCTGGAGCAGTGCGGCGACAAGGGGGCGGTCGGCCGGTCGGCGGGGCTCGCTCCGGTGGTGGGCAAGGCCGTCGCGTGA
- a CDS encoding class E sortase, translating to MARARNRIAGIISLFGELLITAGLVLGLFVVYSLWWTNVLADRAADKDGAQVRDQWADQGPGALDTKDGIGFLHVPAMKNGEVLVKQGTGTDVLNHGVAGYYTDPIKSALPQDKQGNFTLAAHRDGHGAKFHNIHKLKTGDAIVFETKDLWYVYKVYKTLPETTKFNVDVLQPVPKESGRTKPGRYITLTTCTPMYTSDYRYIVWGELERTEKVDRDRTPPAELR from the coding sequence GTGGCACGCGCGCGCAACCGGATCGCCGGGATCATCAGCCTCTTCGGCGAACTCCTCATCACGGCGGGCCTGGTACTCGGCCTCTTCGTCGTCTACTCGCTGTGGTGGACGAACGTCCTCGCCGACCGCGCCGCCGACAAGGACGGCGCACAGGTCCGCGACCAGTGGGCCGACCAGGGCCCCGGGGCGCTCGACACCAAGGACGGCATCGGCTTCCTCCACGTACCCGCCATGAAGAACGGCGAGGTCCTGGTGAAGCAGGGCACCGGCACCGACGTCCTCAACCACGGCGTCGCCGGCTACTACACCGACCCGATCAAGTCCGCGCTGCCGCAGGACAAGCAGGGCAACTTCACGCTCGCCGCGCACCGGGACGGGCACGGCGCCAAATTCCACAACATCCACAAGTTGAAGACCGGGGACGCGATCGTCTTCGAGACGAAGGACCTCTGGTACGTCTACAAGGTCTACAAGACCCTGCCCGAGACGACGAAGTTCAACGTGGACGTCCTCCAGCCCGTCCCGAAGGAATCCGGCAGGACCAAGCCCGGCCGCTACATCACGCTGACCACCTGCACCCCCATGTACACCTCGGACTACCGCTACATCGTCTGGGGCGAACTGGAACGCACGGAGAAGGTCGACCGCGACCGCACCCCGCCGGCGGAGCTGCGCTGA